In Marinobacter sp. es.048, the following proteins share a genomic window:
- a CDS encoding YbeD family protein produces MSQPKAPKIEFPCDYVIKVIGNAAPDFTEFVVEVVEQHAPGICETDITVNDSSKGRFSSVQLKIVATGEAQLKALFEDLKASGRIHMVL; encoded by the coding sequence ATGAGTCAGCCGAAAGCACCAAAAATTGAGTTTCCTTGCGACTACGTCATCAAGGTTATCGGCAACGCGGCACCTGATTTCACCGAGTTCGTGGTTGAGGTTGTGGAGCAGCATGCGCCCGGGATCTGTGAAACCGACATCACGGTTAACGACAGCAGTAAAGGCCGGTTTTCCTCCGTCCAGCTCAAGATTGTGGCTACCGGGGAAGCGCAGCTCAAAGCCCTGTTTGAGGATCTCAAGGCCAGTGGCCGCATACACATGGTGCTCTGA
- a CDS encoding 6-phosphofructokinase translates to MAIKNAFYAQSGGVTAVINASACGVIQTARKHPDKIGKVFAGRNGIIGALKEELIDTSLESDDAIQALIHTPGGAFGSCRHKLKNISENRREYERLIEVFRAHDIGYFFYNGGGDSQDTAYKVSQIADKMGYPITCIGVPKTVDNDLPFTDCCPGFGSVAKYIATSTLEASLDIKSMCETSTKVFILEVMGRHAGWIAASGGLAGQGEGEPPHIILFPEIPFNRDAFLARVEHCVKEYGYCVVVASEGAQYEDGRFLADAGAKDAFGHTQLGGVAPALANMVKQALGHKYHWAVADYLQRSARHIASATDVEQAYAVGKAAVEMALEGKQALMPTIVREQGKPYVWKIGEAPLSEVANQEKKMPIHFITDDGFGITQDCRDYLEPLIAGESFPPFDNGLPRVAKLQNSLTEKKLKTDFQL, encoded by the coding sequence ATGGCCATCAAGAACGCATTCTACGCTCAGTCCGGCGGTGTCACCGCCGTCATCAATGCCAGTGCCTGTGGCGTCATCCAGACCGCCCGCAAGCATCCGGACAAAATCGGCAAAGTGTTTGCCGGACGCAACGGCATTATCGGGGCGCTGAAGGAAGAGCTGATTGATACCAGCCTCGAGAGCGACGATGCCATCCAGGCACTGATTCACACCCCTGGAGGCGCCTTTGGCTCCTGCCGCCACAAGCTCAAGAACATTTCCGAGAACCGTCGCGAATACGAGCGCCTGATTGAGGTGTTTCGGGCCCACGACATTGGCTACTTTTTCTATAACGGCGGCGGGGATTCCCAGGATACTGCCTACAAGGTCTCCCAGATCGCCGACAAGATGGGCTACCCCATCACCTGCATTGGCGTGCCGAAGACTGTAGATAACGATCTGCCCTTCACCGACTGCTGCCCCGGCTTCGGCTCAGTTGCCAAGTACATTGCCACGTCAACCCTGGAAGCCAGCCTGGACATCAAGTCCATGTGCGAAACGTCCACCAAGGTGTTTATCCTGGAAGTCATGGGGCGCCACGCCGGCTGGATTGCCGCCTCCGGCGGTCTGGCCGGACAGGGTGAGGGCGAACCGCCCCACATTATCCTGTTCCCGGAAATTCCTTTTAATCGGGACGCCTTCCTGGCACGCGTGGAACATTGTGTGAAGGAATACGGCTACTGCGTTGTCGTGGCCTCCGAAGGTGCCCAGTACGAAGATGGTCGCTTCCTCGCGGACGCCGGTGCCAAGGACGCGTTCGGCCACACCCAGCTTGGTGGTGTTGCCCCGGCTCTGGCCAACATGGTCAAGCAGGCTCTGGGCCACAAGTACCACTGGGCAGTTGCAGACTACCTGCAGCGCAGCGCCCGACACATTGCCTCTGCCACCGACGTAGAGCAGGCCTATGCTGTTGGCAAGGCAGCCGTGGAAATGGCTCTGGAGGGCAAGCAGGCACTGATGCCCACCATCGTCCGCGAACAGGGCAAACCTTACGTCTGGAAGATCGGTGAGGCCCCGCTGAGCGAAGTGGCAAACCAGGAGAAGAAGATGCCGATTCACTTCATCACCGACGATGGCTTTGGTATCACCCAGGACTGCCGGGACTACCTGGAACCTCTGATTGCCGGTGAGAGTTTCCCGCCATTCGATAATGGCCTGCCGCGTGTTGCCAAACTCCAGAACTCGCTGACCGAGAAGAAGCTGAAGACCGACTTCCAGCTGTAA
- a CDS encoding YqaA family protein encodes MAYLTLFLTAFAAATLLPAYSEVLLGTLITQGYSWWWLWFWATLGNTLGSVVNGVIGRQVDRFKHKRWFPVSEMQLHKARNRFNRYGQWSLLMGWLPLGGDALTLVGGIMRVPWLNFVVLVGIGKGARYAFVLWLVAEASGASSPSP; translated from the coding sequence GTGGCCTACCTGACGCTATTTCTGACCGCGTTCGCCGCTGCCACGCTGCTACCCGCCTACTCGGAAGTTCTGCTTGGCACGCTGATAACACAGGGTTATTCCTGGTGGTGGCTGTGGTTCTGGGCAACGCTCGGTAACACCTTGGGCTCGGTCGTTAATGGTGTTATCGGCCGGCAGGTGGATCGCTTTAAGCATAAACGCTGGTTTCCGGTCAGCGAAATGCAGCTGCACAAGGCGAGGAACCGCTTTAACCGTTATGGCCAGTGGTCACTGCTGATGGGCTGGCTGCCTCTGGGTGGCGACGCGCTGACCCTGGTTGGCGGGATCATGCGCGTGCCGTGGCTCAATTTTGTGGTACTGGTAGGAATTGGCAAGGGGGCCCGCTACGCCTTTGTGCTCTGGCTCGTCGCGGAGGCGTCCGGTGCATCATCACCTTCACCGTAG
- a CDS encoding ABC1 kinase family protein translates to MSSRRSGNSVSRIKTGSFERRLSLTRAGLFAGTRMASHMATNWFSTRENREKRHRAMLSSQARFLVDELGKLKGSVVKIGQVMALYGEHFLPEEVTEALHTLEDQTTSLEWPAIERVLKDELGADRLAQLDVEPEPIGAASLGQVHRAWRRSDGLELVLKVQYPGVADAVDSDLNAVAQLLRVARLVSFGPEFNDWLEEVRQMMHREVDYRLEAKTTEKFRNMLASDPRFIVPRVLPEFSTEHVICSTYEHGHSVSSQSVRDLPLERRSALGKAALELFFRELFIWGEIQTDPNFGNYRIRIAGEEGDDPGYDRIVLLDFGAVQSYSDDFLEPVIQMIRASYENDLDAVIDGGVKLRFMSTEWPEEVLEKFGQVCMSVLEPLSSDKDSWPDYAVNSHGQYRWKQSELPSRVARQAARSAISRYFRVPPKEFVFLNRKLIGVYTFVAVLNSEFNGEPLLRKYLYGEGDDAPDASATSQSTKA, encoded by the coding sequence ATGTCTTCCAGACGTTCAGGAAATTCGGTTTCCCGCATCAAGACAGGCAGTTTCGAGCGCAGGCTGAGTCTGACCCGTGCCGGATTGTTTGCCGGTACCCGTATGGCCTCACACATGGCAACCAACTGGTTCAGCACTCGGGAAAACCGTGAAAAGCGTCACCGCGCCATGCTTTCGAGCCAGGCGCGGTTCCTGGTGGATGAACTGGGCAAGTTGAAGGGCAGCGTGGTCAAGATTGGCCAGGTTATGGCTCTGTATGGCGAGCATTTTCTGCCCGAGGAAGTCACCGAAGCGCTCCACACACTGGAAGATCAGACCACCTCTCTGGAATGGCCGGCTATCGAGCGTGTGCTGAAAGACGAGCTGGGCGCGGACCGTCTGGCGCAACTGGATGTAGAGCCCGAGCCTATTGGCGCTGCGTCGCTGGGACAGGTCCACCGGGCCTGGCGCCGCAGTGACGGCCTGGAGCTGGTGCTGAAAGTGCAATACCCCGGCGTTGCCGACGCCGTAGACAGCGACCTGAATGCTGTCGCCCAGTTGCTGCGAGTGGCCAGGCTGGTCAGTTTTGGCCCCGAGTTCAATGACTGGCTGGAGGAAGTCCGGCAGATGATGCATCGCGAGGTGGACTATCGCCTTGAGGCGAAGACCACCGAGAAATTCCGCAACATGCTGGCATCGGACCCGAGGTTCATTGTGCCCAGGGTCTTGCCGGAGTTCTCAACCGAGCATGTTATTTGCTCAACCTACGAACACGGGCATTCGGTCAGTTCCCAGTCGGTCAGGGACCTCCCGCTGGAACGTCGCAGTGCCCTGGGCAAGGCTGCCCTGGAGCTGTTTTTCCGGGAGTTGTTCATCTGGGGCGAAATACAGACCGACCCCAACTTCGGCAACTACCGCATCCGGATTGCCGGGGAGGAAGGAGATGACCCGGGGTATGACCGTATCGTCCTCCTCGATTTCGGCGCCGTGCAGTCCTACTCGGATGACTTTCTCGAACCGGTCATCCAGATGATCAGGGCCTCATACGAGAATGATCTCGACGCGGTAATCGATGGTGGCGTGAAACTGCGTTTCATGAGCACAGAGTGGCCGGAGGAGGTACTGGAGAAGTTTGGCCAGGTCTGTATGTCGGTGCTTGAGCCGCTCTCCAGCGACAAGGATTCCTGGCCGGACTATGCAGTTAACAGCCATGGCCAGTATCGTTGGAAGCAGAGTGAACTGCCGTCACGTGTGGCGCGTCAGGCGGCCCGGTCGGCGATCAGTCGTTATTTCCGGGTGCCCCCGAAGGAGTTCGTGTTCCTTAACCGTAAACTGATCGGGGTCTACACCTTCGTTGCGGTCCTGAATTCCGAATTTAACGGCGAGCCGCTGCTTCGGAAATACCTCTACGGTGAAGGTGATGATGCACCGGACGCCTCCGCGACGAGCCAGAGCACAAAGGCGTAG
- a CDS encoding acyl-CoA dehydrogenase family protein, whose translation MIPRTLFDADLEGFRDSVRKFLEQEAAPYHDQWEKDGQVSRELWQKAGELGFLCPCLPEEFGGVGADFRYSAVVIEEVASAGLTGIGWGLHSDIVAPYVLNYGSDELKNHYLPKLASGEMIGAIAMTEPGAGSDLQGVKTTAVKNGDHYVLNGSKTFITNGQLADVVIVVAKTDPKEGAKGISLFMVETAWEGFEKGQNLNKVGMKAQDTSELFFQDVKVPAGNLIGPGEGQGFFQLMQELAAERLQVALGAVAAAEAAWQWTLDYVKERNAFGKPVIAFQNTRFKMAEMKAEITAARVFTDRCLELHLDKKLDIPTAAMLKQLTTDLQCKVMDECVQLHGGYGYMWEYPIARAWADSRVQRIYAGTNEIMKEIVARSF comes from the coding sequence ATGATTCCACGCACTCTCTTCGACGCCGACCTTGAAGGCTTTCGCGATTCTGTCCGCAAATTTCTGGAACAGGAGGCAGCGCCTTACCATGATCAGTGGGAGAAAGACGGCCAGGTTAGCCGCGAGCTCTGGCAGAAAGCTGGTGAGCTGGGTTTCCTTTGCCCTTGCCTGCCGGAAGAGTTTGGTGGTGTAGGCGCGGATTTCCGGTACAGCGCGGTGGTGATTGAAGAGGTAGCCAGTGCCGGCTTGACGGGGATAGGCTGGGGCCTGCACTCTGATATTGTTGCGCCTTACGTGCTCAACTACGGCTCCGACGAACTCAAAAATCACTATCTGCCCAAACTGGCCAGCGGTGAGATGATCGGCGCCATTGCCATGACTGAACCGGGTGCCGGCTCGGATCTGCAGGGCGTGAAAACCACGGCGGTGAAAAACGGCGACCATTATGTGCTTAATGGTTCCAAAACGTTCATCACCAACGGCCAGCTTGCCGATGTGGTTATTGTTGTTGCCAAGACCGATCCCAAGGAAGGCGCCAAAGGCATCAGTCTGTTCATGGTGGAAACCGCGTGGGAAGGTTTCGAGAAAGGCCAGAACCTGAACAAGGTTGGTATGAAGGCCCAGGACACCTCCGAGCTGTTCTTTCAGGATGTGAAAGTGCCTGCAGGAAACCTGATTGGTCCAGGTGAGGGACAGGGCTTTTTCCAGCTCATGCAGGAACTGGCGGCCGAGCGTCTCCAGGTGGCCCTGGGTGCTGTGGCCGCGGCTGAAGCTGCCTGGCAATGGACCCTGGATTACGTCAAGGAGCGCAACGCCTTCGGCAAGCCGGTGATTGCGTTCCAGAATACCCGCTTCAAGATGGCGGAAATGAAGGCGGAAATTACCGCTGCCCGGGTGTTCACCGATCGGTGCCTGGAGCTGCATCTGGATAAGAAGCTCGACATCCCCACCGCGGCGATGTTGAAGCAGCTCACCACAGACCTGCAATGCAAGGTGATGGATGAGTGCGTGCAGCTTCACGGTGGCTATGGTTACATGTGGGAGTACCCGATTGCCCGGGCATGGGCAGACTCACGGGTGCAGCGCATCTATGCCGGCACCAATGAAATCATGAAGGAAATCGTCGCCCGTTCATTCTGA
- a CDS encoding D-alanyl-D-alanine carboxypeptidase family protein: MALNSAFRTLSFVFVLMLALTGRAMSQSVLIPSPPQIAGTSYVLMEPKSGRIIMEENSHERLPPASLTKMMTAYIVERELDEGRIAMSDMVPVSVNAWKTEGSRTFVREGTQVSVEDLLRGVIIQSGNDASVALAEFVAGSEDAFVDIMNQQAQLLGMKDTNFENATGLPSPDHFSTAYDLAILAQAIINDYPENYPLYAEKHFTYNNIRQPNRNSLLWRDDSVDGLKTGHTEEAGYCLVASAKRNDTRFIAVVMGTSSSEARAQEIQKMLNYGFRYYESERLFRSGQELIEARVWGGQADQLSVGMTEDVYVTIPRGSRNDLESTVDLDSVIKAPINVGDELGRVKVSYDGEVLVDQPVLALTEVPEGGFFKRIWDAIKLFFVQLFQ, from the coding sequence ATGGCCTTAAACTCTGCTTTTCGAACTCTGTCTTTTGTCTTTGTGCTGATGCTTGCCCTGACAGGCAGGGCAATGTCCCAGTCGGTACTGATTCCGTCGCCGCCGCAGATTGCCGGCACCTCTTATGTTCTGATGGAACCCAAGAGCGGACGAATCATCATGGAGGAGAACAGCCACGAGCGTTTGCCTCCGGCAAGTCTGACCAAAATGATGACGGCCTATATCGTCGAGCGGGAGCTTGACGAGGGCCGCATCGCCATGTCAGATATGGTGCCAGTCAGCGTGAATGCCTGGAAGACCGAAGGTTCCCGCACCTTCGTCCGGGAAGGCACCCAGGTGTCAGTGGAGGATCTGCTCCGAGGGGTAATCATTCAGTCGGGCAACGATGCCTCCGTGGCACTGGCGGAATTCGTTGCCGGCAGCGAAGACGCCTTCGTTGATATCATGAACCAGCAGGCCCAATTGCTGGGCATGAAAGACACCAACTTCGAAAACGCGACCGGTCTGCCTTCGCCGGATCACTTTTCAACGGCATATGACCTGGCCATACTGGCGCAGGCAATCATCAATGATTACCCGGAAAACTACCCTCTGTACGCCGAAAAGCACTTCACCTATAACAATATCCGCCAACCGAACCGGAACAGCCTGCTCTGGCGTGATGACAGCGTCGATGGCCTGAAGACCGGTCATACCGAGGAAGCCGGTTACTGTCTGGTTGCCTCTGCCAAGCGCAACGACACCCGCTTTATTGCCGTCGTCATGGGGACCAGCAGCTCGGAAGCACGGGCGCAGGAAATCCAGAAAATGCTGAACTACGGTTTCCGCTACTACGAGAGCGAACGCCTGTTCCGGTCCGGCCAGGAACTGATCGAAGCCCGTGTCTGGGGTGGCCAGGCTGATCAGCTTTCAGTCGGCATGACCGAAGACGTCTATGTCACCATACCCCGGGGGTCGCGAAACGATCTGGAGTCCACGGTAGACCTTGATTCTGTCATCAAAGCACCCATCAACGTCGGGGATGAGCTGGGACGGGTCAAGGTGTCCTATGACGGTGAGGTACTGGTTGATCAGCCGGTGCTGGCCCTGACCGAGGTTCCCGAGGGTGGGTTCTTCAAACGCATCTGGGATGCCATCAAGCTCTTTTTCGTTCAGTTATTTCAGTAG
- the lipB gene encoding lipoyl(octanoyl) transferase LipB, translated as MPDVIVRSLGVQPYLETWEAMKSFTAERDGSVADELWCLEHPRVYTQGQAGKAEHILAPGDIPVIPVDRGGQVTYHGPGQLVIYLMINLSRKKLGVRSLVDEIEQAIVRMLAGLGVEAAPRPDAPGVYVGDAKIASLGLRVRRGCSFHGLALNVDMDMEPFQRINPCGYAGMAMCQVRDFVPGVNLADVQQRLSEQLVSGLSHQDVEFRDGW; from the coding sequence ATGCCTGACGTGATTGTCCGATCCCTGGGGGTGCAGCCCTATCTGGAGACCTGGGAGGCCATGAAATCGTTCACCGCCGAACGGGATGGCAGTGTGGCGGACGAGCTCTGGTGCCTTGAGCATCCCCGGGTTTACACCCAGGGCCAGGCGGGCAAGGCCGAGCACATCCTGGCCCCGGGCGATATTCCGGTGATTCCGGTTGATCGGGGCGGGCAGGTGACCTACCACGGACCCGGTCAGTTGGTGATTTACCTGATGATCAATCTGAGTCGCAAGAAACTGGGTGTACGGTCTCTGGTGGATGAGATTGAACAGGCCATCGTCCGTATGCTTGCAGGATTGGGCGTGGAGGCAGCTCCGAGACCGGACGCCCCGGGCGTTTACGTGGGCGACGCCAAGATTGCCTCGCTCGGACTGAGGGTTCGCCGGGGTTGTTCCTTTCATGGCCTGGCGCTGAATGTGGATATGGACATGGAGCCCTTCCAGCGCATCAATCCTTGCGGCTATGCCGGCATGGCCATGTGCCAGGTGCGGGACTTTGTTCCGGGTGTAAACCTCGCTGACGTGCAGCAACGGTTGTCGGAGCAGCTTGTCAGCGGCCTTTCCCACCAGGACGTCGAGTTTCGCGACGGTTGGTAA
- a CDS encoding GGDEF domain-containing protein, with the protein MPQSARKTPDTELSQFRVKGEIPVPILINWLTTVAVPLLFFFAWRSSLQNDPITPPLLISFAILLAINSVTYLLFGNKTLQRRGFITLITVLFTYLALHAVEDGSAIIWLFAYPPIIFYISESRAGVLACCGGFAAVIFLFSPLGDFLFEPPHSTSFRITMIAVLGFEMVTCYILDQSRRRSKLGLLKLAAEFEYAAKHDALTGLANRREALEQLDIEYQRYLRNARPFSVLLMDIDLFKSVNDNYGHHVGDELIILVARTLRQQCRKVDTLARWGGEEYLVLLPETNTWEALASANRIREAFAARSVSTEQGLIQATISVGVASIRGSESIDRLLQRSDEALYQAKTEGRNRVCGYQNEAAA; encoded by the coding sequence ATGCCGCAATCCGCAAGAAAAACGCCGGACACGGAGCTGTCTCAGTTCCGAGTCAAGGGCGAGATTCCTGTCCCGATCCTGATCAACTGGCTGACCACCGTTGCCGTTCCCCTGCTATTTTTCTTTGCCTGGCGCTCGAGCCTGCAGAACGATCCGATCACGCCGCCGCTGCTGATATCCTTCGCCATTCTTCTGGCGATCAATTCTGTAACCTATCTGCTATTTGGCAACAAAACTCTGCAACGCCGGGGCTTCATTACCCTGATCACGGTGCTGTTCACCTATCTGGCCCTCCATGCCGTGGAGGACGGCTCCGCCATTATCTGGCTCTTTGCCTACCCGCCCATCATTTTCTACATCAGCGAATCCCGGGCTGGGGTGCTCGCCTGCTGTGGTGGGTTCGCCGCCGTCATTTTCCTGTTCAGCCCGCTGGGGGATTTCCTGTTTGAGCCGCCGCACAGCACCAGTTTCAGAATTACCATGATAGCGGTGCTGGGTTTTGAAATGGTCACCTGTTACATCCTTGACCAGAGCCGTCGACGCAGCAAACTGGGGTTGCTGAAGCTGGCCGCGGAATTCGAGTATGCCGCCAAGCACGATGCCCTGACCGGCCTCGCCAATCGCCGCGAAGCGCTTGAGCAACTGGACATCGAGTATCAGCGCTATCTTCGCAACGCCCGGCCCTTTTCGGTGCTGCTGATGGACATTGACCTGTTCAAGAGCGTTAACGATAACTACGGGCACCATGTGGGTGACGAGTTGATCATTCTGGTGGCCAGGACCCTTCGGCAACAATGCCGCAAAGTTGATACGCTGGCCCGATGGGGCGGTGAGGAGTACCTGGTTCTGCTGCCCGAAACCAATACCTGGGAGGCGCTGGCATCCGCAAACCGGATCCGTGAAGCTTTTGCCGCCAGATCCGTAAGCACGGAGCAGGGCCTGATTCAGGCAACCATCAGTGTGGGGGTGGCGTCGATCCGTGGTTCGGAATCCATCGACCGCCTGCTGCAGCGGTCAGATGAAGCCCTGTATCAGGCCAAAACTGAGGGGCGAAACCGGGTGTGCGGTTACCAGAACGAAGCCGCTGCCTGA
- the mpl gene encoding UDP-N-acetylmuramate:L-alanyl-gamma-D-glutamyl-meso-diaminopimelate ligase, which translates to MHIHILGICGTFMGSLAVLARELGHTVTGSDQGVYPPMSTQLESQGIGLMEGYSPDHLEPKPDLVLIGNAMSRGNPEVEAVLNRNIDYMSGPEWLSREVLRHRWVMAVAGTHGKTTTTSMLLWILDQAGLEPGYLVGGVPRDFPVSARLGNSDFFVIEADEYDSAFFDKRSKFIHYRPHTLILNNLEFDHADIFENVEAIERQFHHLVRTVPSQGLIIRPAVDGHLDNALEMGCWSSVQDTAIGSETPRMSDWRAELLSEDGSRFLVIHHEQPVATLKWDQTGLHNVRNALSAIAAARHVGVTPDHAVAALCRFSGVKRRMELLADIDGVRVYDDFAHHPTAIATTLEGLRNQVGEEPILALIEPRSNTMKQGVHQQTLLASAETADRVLWANLNDMNWLPELITGWQDLNAGSDRHRVEATVEDLLARTLEDLPSPCHIVIMSNGGFGGIHSKLIAELERIRG; encoded by the coding sequence ATGCACATTCATATCCTCGGAATTTGTGGCACTTTCATGGGCAGCCTGGCCGTTCTGGCCCGGGAACTCGGCCACACGGTGACAGGCTCCGATCAGGGCGTTTATCCGCCCATGAGCACCCAGCTGGAGTCTCAGGGTATCGGCCTGATGGAAGGGTATAGCCCGGACCACCTGGAGCCGAAGCCGGACCTTGTGCTGATCGGCAACGCCATGTCCCGTGGCAATCCGGAAGTCGAAGCGGTGCTTAACCGCAATATTGACTATATGTCCGGGCCCGAGTGGCTGAGCCGTGAAGTGCTCAGGCACCGCTGGGTAATGGCGGTGGCCGGAACCCATGGCAAGACCACGACAACCTCCATGCTGCTGTGGATACTGGATCAGGCCGGGCTTGAACCGGGATACCTGGTTGGCGGTGTCCCCCGGGACTTCCCCGTGTCAGCGCGCCTCGGCAACAGCGACTTCTTCGTGATCGAGGCGGACGAGTACGACAGCGCCTTCTTTGACAAGCGCTCCAAGTTCATCCATTACCGTCCCCATACCCTGATCCTGAATAATCTGGAATTTGATCACGCGGATATTTTCGAAAACGTCGAGGCCATTGAGCGACAGTTCCATCACCTGGTGCGGACCGTCCCTTCCCAGGGCCTGATTATCCGTCCGGCGGTGGACGGCCATCTGGATAATGCTCTGGAAATGGGCTGTTGGAGTTCGGTGCAGGACACCGCTATTGGCAGTGAGACCCCGCGCATGTCGGACTGGCGGGCAGAGCTGCTATCGGAGGACGGCAGCCGGTTTCTGGTGATTCACCACGAACAGCCGGTGGCGACCCTGAAGTGGGACCAGACCGGTCTTCATAATGTCCGCAATGCCCTGTCTGCCATTGCGGCCGCCCGCCATGTGGGTGTCACCCCGGATCATGCGGTGGCAGCCCTGTGCCGGTTCTCCGGCGTCAAGCGGCGAATGGAGTTGCTGGCGGACATAGACGGCGTACGTGTGTATGACGACTTTGCCCACCACCCGACCGCCATTGCCACCACCCTTGAAGGCTTGCGGAACCAGGTGGGCGAGGAGCCCATCCTGGCGCTGATTGAACCGCGATCAAACACCATGAAGCAGGGCGTTCATCAGCAGACACTGCTGGCCAGTGCGGAAACTGCAGACCGGGTTCTGTGGGCCAACCTGAACGATATGAACTGGCTGCCGGAGTTGATTACCGGTTGGCAGGACCTGAATGCCGGGTCTGATCGGCACCGGGTGGAGGCTACGGTTGAGGATTTGCTGGCACGCACCCTGGAAGATCTTCCCAGCCCCTGCCACATTGTGATCATGAGCAACGGTGGCTTTGGCGGTATCCACAGTAAACTTATTGCCGAGCTTGAGCGTATTCGTGGCTGA
- a CDS encoding flavin prenyltransferase UbiX gives MTNDQNRPSTVNLAFTGASGAQYGLRLLQCLVSAGCRVNVMVSRAAQVVIATETELKLPGTPPAMQETLSAYAGAEPGQVLVFGREDWFAPPASGSGEKAPLVVCPCSTGTLSALATGASNNLIERAGDVALKERRPLILVPREAPFSEVHLENMLKLTRMGAVIMPASPGYYHKPQSIEDLVDFIVARILDHLNLPQDLMPRWGEARAEDKRKG, from the coding sequence ATGACCAATGACCAGAACCGGCCTTCAACCGTCAACCTGGCCTTCACCGGTGCGTCCGGTGCCCAGTATGGCCTGCGCCTGCTGCAGTGCCTGGTGTCAGCTGGCTGCCGGGTCAATGTGATGGTGAGCCGGGCCGCGCAGGTGGTGATCGCCACGGAAACCGAACTCAAACTGCCGGGAACTCCGCCGGCGATGCAGGAGACTCTCTCGGCCTATGCCGGCGCGGAACCGGGCCAGGTTCTGGTGTTTGGTCGCGAAGACTGGTTTGCGCCGCCGGCCTCCGGTTCCGGGGAGAAAGCGCCGCTGGTGGTTTGTCCCTGCAGCACCGGCACGCTCTCGGCCCTGGCGACCGGTGCCAGCAACAACCTGATCGAACGGGCCGGTGATGTGGCCCTGAAGGAACGGCGCCCGCTGATTCTGGTGCCCCGGGAGGCGCCTTTCTCCGAGGTGCATCTGGAGAACATGCTCAAACTGACGCGCATGGGTGCCGTCATCATGCCGGCGAGTCCCGGCTACTACCACAAGCCCCAGTCGATCGAGGATCTGGTGGATTTTATTGTTGCCCGTATCCTCGATCATCTGAACTTGCCCCAAGACCTGATGCCCCGCTGGGGCGAAGCCCGCGCCGAGGATAAGCGCAAGGGCTGA
- a CDS encoding GrxA family glutaredoxin — protein sequence MEQVTIYGRSSCGFCVQAKRLCEARNIPYVWVDMIEKGMSKQDIADKIGRPVYTVPQILVGNQYVGGFDQFYAYMRDQQSELAR from the coding sequence ATGGAGCAGGTCACGATTTATGGCCGCTCAAGTTGTGGTTTCTGTGTTCAGGCAAAGCGCCTGTGCGAGGCCAGGAACATTCCCTACGTCTGGGTCGATATGATCGAGAAGGGCATGAGCAAGCAGGATATCGCGGACAAGATTGGCCGGCCGGTTTATACCGTGCCGCAGATTCTGGTGGGCAACCAGTACGTGGGTGGGTTTGATCAGTTCTACGCCTATATGCGCGATCAGCAATCGGAGCTGGCCCGCTAA